A window of the Streptomyces finlayi genome harbors these coding sequences:
- a CDS encoding ABC transporter substrate-binding protein codes for MGEAVQRRFLGVTAAVAALGLTATLSGCGGGGDSGDVTLKFVAADYGTGAANTSETYWNNLARSFEAAHPGIKVDVHVYAWKDVDREVSEMVEQNKAPDIAQIGAYADYAKKDKLYTVDEMLAIRTQANFLPSLSDAGKVNGEQFGLPFIASTRLLFYNKKLFGDAGLDAPRTWDDIQSGAARLKERGVRYPFALPLGPEESQAETMMWLLSGGGGYTDDVGSYDIDSPQNIATLTWLRDNLVGKGLTGPVAPGKLDRAKAFDAFTRGQVGMLNGHPTLMADAEKEGIDVGMVPLPGVDGPTRGSMGVADWMMGFKQNKHRAEIGKFFDFAYNDENVLAFADEYDMLPVTDSASAEMETDARHKPLREFLAALPNSQFYPFAKTSWAQASEAIKASIGTAVEPGGNPSAVLAEIAKKATQAEQAE; via the coding sequence ATGGGCGAGGCCGTGCAGCGGCGCTTTTTGGGTGTGACGGCGGCGGTGGCCGCGCTTGGTCTGACGGCGACGTTGTCGGGGTGCGGCGGCGGCGGTGATTCCGGTGACGTCACCCTGAAGTTCGTGGCGGCCGATTACGGCACCGGCGCGGCGAACACGTCCGAGACCTACTGGAACAACCTCGCCCGGAGCTTCGAGGCCGCCCATCCCGGCATCAAGGTCGACGTCCACGTCTACGCGTGGAAGGACGTCGACCGCGAGGTCTCCGAGATGGTGGAGCAGAACAAGGCCCCGGACATCGCCCAGATCGGCGCGTACGCCGACTACGCGAAGAAGGACAAGCTCTACACGGTCGACGAGATGCTCGCCATCCGCACGCAGGCCAACTTCCTGCCCTCGCTGAGCGACGCCGGCAAGGTCAACGGCGAGCAGTTCGGACTGCCGTTCATCGCGAGCACCCGCCTGCTCTTCTACAACAAGAAGCTCTTCGGCGACGCGGGCCTCGACGCGCCCAGGACCTGGGACGACATCCAGAGCGGCGCCGCCCGGCTCAAGGAGCGTGGCGTCCGCTACCCCTTCGCCCTGCCCCTCGGGCCGGAGGAGTCCCAGGCCGAGACCATGATGTGGCTGCTCAGCGGCGGGGGCGGCTACACGGACGACGTCGGCTCGTACGACATCGACTCCCCGCAGAACATCGCCACGCTCACCTGGCTGAGGGACAACCTCGTCGGCAAGGGGCTCACCGGGCCCGTCGCGCCGGGCAAGCTCGACCGTGCCAAGGCGTTCGACGCGTTCACCCGGGGGCAGGTCGGGATGCTCAACGGGCACCCGACGCTGATGGCGGACGCCGAGAAGGAGGGGATAGACGTCGGCATGGTGCCGCTGCCCGGCGTCGACGGGCCGACCAGGGGTTCCATGGGCGTCGCCGACTGGATGATGGGCTTCAAGCAGAACAAGCACCGTGCGGAGATCGGGAAGTTCTTCGACTTCGCGTACAACGACGAGAACGTGCTCGCGTTCGCGGACGAGTACGACATGCTGCCCGTCACGGACAGCGCCTCGGCGGAGATGGAGACGGACGCCCGGCACAAGCCGCTGCGGGAGTTCCTGGCCGCGCTGCCGAACTCGCAGTTCTACCCCTTCGCCAAGACGTCCTGGGCGCAGGCGAGCGAGGCGATCAAGGCGAGCATCGGCACGGCGGTGGAGCCGGGCGGCAACCCGTCGGCCGTGCTCGCCGAGATAGCGAAGAAGGCGACGCAGGCCGAGCAGGCGGAGTAG